The sequence below is a genomic window from Lusitaniella coriacea LEGE 07157.
CCCTTTTCCATTAAAGAAATGTCTGAGAGCATATCGCCGGATTTCTCAAGCCAAATTACTGCAATCATCACAAAACTAAAGGGTTTAGTTTATACAGATAGACAAGAAAAGTGGTACTCTTGTTTCGACGATTTACCTATTTCCCCTCACACCTGTCCTCCCATTAATCCCGAAACTTGGGAACCCGTTCGACTCAATGAAAAAGGTTATATTATTTGGGAAGCGGGACATAGAGTCTGTTGGTTGGCACAACGCTTTCGCATTCCTCATAACTTTAATGGCTATCCCCTCCAAGGATTGAGTTTGCGTTTCGTCTTAACCTGGTGGGCGGATGATGCGAAAATTTTTATTAACGGTCAATTGGTACAAGAAGGGGATTTATTTGAATCCTCTGTGCGAATCTTACTGACAGAAGCGGCAATTCCCGGTGAAGAATTTATCGTTGCAATACGCCTCGTGAGTCCCGGACACGATATTGGCGGGTTGATGAAGTCCTACTGTATTTTTGAGAAACGCGAAATTGCGCCCGGTTTTGTTGCGGATGAAATAGCTGTTTTGCAACGATATTGGCAAGCCTTTGAACCGGAAAAACTGACCCTTCTCGCCACAGAATTGGAAAAAATTGAATGGGAAGAAATAGGAAATGCCGAACAATTTAATACCTCTCTTGCTACCCTACGCCAAACTCTCCAACCCCACGCCACCAGTATCAAAAAACGCTACATCAAAATGCTTTCCCATGCCCATCTTGACATGGCTTGGTTGTGGGAGGTGGAAGAAACTTGGGATGTTGCTCAACGCACTTTTGAATCGGTTCTCAACTTGCAAAAAGACTTCCTCTCCCTTACGTTTTGCCACACCAGTCCCGTTCTTTACGAATGGGTTGAAAAAAATCGTCCAGACCTCTTTGTAACGATTCAAGAGGCGGTGAGGAGTCAATCCTGGGACGTTTTAGGGGGGATGTGGGTTGAACCCGATGTCAATCTTGTTTCCGGGGAATCAATTGTTCGCCAATTGCTGTACGGACAGCGTTATACGCAAGAAAAGTTCGGCAAAATCGCCACGGTTGCTTGGTTAACAGACAGTTTTGGGTTTTGTTGGCAACTCCCGCAACTCCTCAAACAAGCGGGGATTGAATATTTTGTTACGCAGAAATTGCACTGGAACGATACAACAAAGTTTCCTCACGGTGCATTTTGGTGGGAATCTCCCGACGGAACTCAAATTTTTACCCTTATGTCTCCTCCCAATATTGCTGGGATAATGGATACGAATCCCAATACCCTTACAACCTACGCGGTGGATTGGGAGAAGCAAACGGGACTTCAAGAAATTTTTTGGCTTCCGGGGGTGGGCGATCGCGGGGGCGGCCCCAGTCGCGATATGCTGGAGGTACAACAGGACTGGCAGCAATCCCCTTTCTTTCCCCGCATTGAATTTACAATCGCACAGAATTATTTACAGAACGTTCAAAGGCTTTTACAGCAGCGCGAAGATACGGGAGAAAATGCCAAGCAACCCATTCCTATCTGGAAAGACGAACTTTACCTCGAATTCCATCGCGGTTGCTACACCACTCATGCCGACCAAAAACGCTACAACCGACGGGGTGAAGCTTTATTGTAT
It includes:
- a CDS encoding alpha-mannosidase — encoded protein: MSESISPDFSSQITAIITKLKGLVYTDRQEKWYSCFDDLPISPHTCPPINPETWEPVRLNEKGYIIWEAGHRVCWLAQRFRIPHNFNGYPLQGLSLRFVLTWWADDAKIFINGQLVQEGDLFESSVRILLTEAAIPGEEFIVAIRLVSPGHDIGGLMKSYCIFEKREIAPGFVADEIAVLQRYWQAFEPEKLTLLATELEKIEWEEIGNAEQFNTSLATLRQTLQPHATSIKKRYIKMLSHAHLDMAWLWEVEETWDVAQRTFESVLNLQKDFLSLTFCHTSPVLYEWVEKNRPDLFVTIQEAVRSQSWDVLGGMWVEPDVNLVSGESIVRQLLYGQRYTQEKFGKIATVAWLTDSFGFCWQLPQLLKQAGIEYFVTQKLHWNDTTKFPHGAFWWESPDGTQIFTLMSPPNIAGIMDTNPNTLTTYAVDWEKQTGLQEIFWLPGVGDRGGGPSRDMLEVQQDWQQSPFFPRIEFTIAQNYLQNVQRLLQQREDTGENAKQPIPIWKDELYLEFHRGCYTTHADQKRYNRRGEALLYQAELWSTLAHIIGESSSLFEGNGDIASNSLPASSYTPS